A single window of Gemmatimonadaceae bacterium DNA harbors:
- a CDS encoding tetratricopeptide repeat protein translates to MLSLLPRPLLAAFITISGCTSSSVVPRETPGTVSHQRRAEAVSLLGDTLRTFPLAPETVTRYERQLAEARSAYERTPTNADSIVWLGRRLAYLGRIREAIDVYTRGLSIHPQNPWLYRHRGHRYITVREFDRALADLERAASLVVGKPDEVEPDGQPNALNQPIGTLHSNIDYHLALTHYLKGDFERALPIYRRELDNARNDDRRVSITYWYYLSLRRLSRADAAAAVLAPVSRGMTVIENDTYLRLLSLYKGELPADSVLVPEAGGGVMSVTYATAAYGTAMWHLLNGRNAEAEQIFRRIVAGGQWGAFGYVAAEAELARRRTVRSSVDYERFIGSPRAISIRSASRAAPQDSSTTRLHRHRSPVP, encoded by the coding sequence ATGCTCTCTTTACTGCCACGCCCGCTCTTAGCGGCCTTCATCACAATCTCCGGCTGCACGTCGAGCTCCGTCGTTCCGCGTGAGACGCCGGGCACAGTCTCTCACCAACGACGCGCCGAAGCCGTCTCCCTGCTCGGCGACACACTCCGGACTTTCCCGCTCGCCCCCGAAACAGTCACTCGTTACGAGCGGCAGCTCGCAGAGGCGCGGTCGGCGTATGAGCGCACACCGACGAATGCGGATTCGATCGTCTGGCTCGGCCGCCGCCTCGCTTATCTCGGGCGGATCAGGGAAGCGATCGACGTGTACACGCGCGGCCTGTCGATACATCCGCAGAACCCCTGGCTCTACCGGCATCGGGGACACCGGTACATCACCGTGCGTGAATTCGATCGCGCGCTCGCGGATCTCGAGCGGGCAGCGTCCCTTGTCGTGGGAAAGCCCGACGAGGTTGAGCCCGACGGACAACCGAATGCGCTCAACCAGCCTATCGGGACGCTGCACTCGAACATCGACTATCACCTCGCGCTGACGCATTACCTCAAAGGTGATTTTGAGCGCGCATTACCGATTTACAGGCGCGAGCTGGACAATGCGCGGAACGATGATCGTCGCGTCTCGATCACGTACTGGTACTACCTGAGTCTTCGCCGGCTTAGCCGTGCAGACGCGGCCGCGGCCGTGCTCGCGCCTGTCTCACGTGGGATGACGGTGATCGAGAACGACACCTATCTGCGTCTCTTATCGTTGTACAAAGGCGAGCTTCCCGCCGACTCGGTACTTGTGCCGGAAGCAGGCGGTGGTGTGATGTCGGTCACATACGCGACCGCCGCGTATGGTACTGCCATGTGGCACCTGCTCAACGGCCGCAATGCCGAAGCCGAGCAGATTTTCCGGCGAATAGTAGCCGGTGGCCAGTGGGGAGCATTCGGTTACGTTGCCGCCGAGGCGGAGCTGGCGCGTCGCCGCACCGTCAGGTCGAGCGTTGATTACGAGCGGTTCATAGGGTCGCCGCGAGCCATATCTATCCGATCTGCATCTCGGGCGGCACCTCAGGACTCATCAACGACGCGCCTCCATCGGCATAGATCACCTGTCCCGTGA
- a CDS encoding fibronectin type III domain-containing protein, producing the protein MQLNRRSLIAAVAMIALYAAACSESNTGPSAPDPIVGLSTTAKGSSAIQLSFSSRAGDTSYDIERAEGAAGSFAQITNIVAPATVGAVTYTDAGLKVNTVYRYRVITNRDALKSIPSGEASATTLTFGNAAADLTTDVTANRTLYADTVYTLKGFIHVANGATLTIEPGTTIKGDFATVGSSLWILRGARIQAVGTADAPIVLTSSRPVGQRQPGDWGGLVIVGNAINNRSGSVEIEGSGTDGSAVVAGKNYQVLYSGGSVATDNSGTLSYVRVEFAGYAPSLNNELNSFTFAAVGSGTRASYLQSMGGLDDSFEFFGGGFDLDHLVTYESGDDMYDMSEGFVGRLSFLIGYNSVQLTPRTGAGFFATDLQGIENDGCSGSGCGLGFNQAPFTVPLVTNFTLVGCGDVACVGSGGGYGMMLRRGTGGYYVNGVVARFPRGGVSIRDAETFARAGSVAAPDVATADLVVRNIYFTEAGSAVFQAGGGSTIQNSFDLAGNNLTTGAVTAASLFTALPGQGAVPANVAAFDWTPPAASPIATGGLATFTGKIGTKAGTAVTGTAYVGAAAPGGAKWWTGWTVYSRN; encoded by the coding sequence ATGCAGCTCAATCGCCGATCGCTGATTGCCGCGGTCGCCATGATCGCACTCTACGCTGCTGCGTGCAGCGAATCAAATACCGGCCCGTCCGCGCCTGATCCGATCGTCGGACTCTCAACCACCGCAAAGGGATCGAGCGCCATTCAACTGTCGTTCAGCAGCCGGGCAGGCGACACGAGCTACGACATCGAGCGCGCAGAGGGCGCTGCGGGCAGCTTCGCGCAAATCACAAACATTGTCGCGCCCGCAACCGTCGGCGCGGTCACGTATACGGACGCCGGGCTCAAGGTCAATACGGTGTACCGCTACCGCGTAATCACGAATCGCGACGCACTCAAGAGCATTCCTTCGGGAGAAGCGTCGGCCACGACTCTAACCTTTGGCAATGCGGCGGCGGACCTCACTACGGACGTCACAGCCAATCGCACGCTGTACGCGGACACGGTTTACACGCTCAAGGGATTCATACACGTTGCCAATGGAGCGACTCTGACAATAGAGCCCGGAACCACGATCAAGGGCGACTTTGCAACTGTCGGCTCGTCGTTGTGGATTCTTCGCGGGGCCAGGATTCAGGCTGTCGGCACCGCCGACGCGCCAATCGTTTTGACATCGTCGCGGCCGGTTGGTCAGCGACAGCCGGGCGACTGGGGCGGTCTCGTCATCGTCGGCAACGCGATCAACAATCGCAGCGGGTCGGTGGAGATCGAAGGGTCCGGAACGGACGGCTCGGCTGTCGTCGCCGGAAAGAACTACCAGGTTCTCTACTCCGGTGGCAGCGTCGCGACCGATAACTCGGGCACACTCTCATACGTTCGTGTGGAGTTCGCCGGCTACGCGCCATCGCTGAACAACGAGCTCAACTCCTTCACCTTCGCGGCGGTCGGATCGGGAACGCGCGCTTCCTACCTGCAGTCGATGGGCGGGCTCGACGATTCGTTCGAGTTCTTCGGCGGCGGCTTCGACCTCGACCATCTGGTAACCTATGAGTCGGGTGACGACATGTACGACATGTCGGAGGGATTTGTCGGACGGCTGTCGTTCCTCATCGGGTACAACTCTGTGCAGCTGACGCCCCGCACGGGTGCCGGTTTCTTTGCCACTGACCTTCAGGGAATCGAAAACGATGGATGCAGCGGCTCGGGCTGCGGCCTTGGGTTCAATCAGGCGCCGTTCACAGTGCCGCTCGTCACGAACTTCACGCTCGTCGGGTGTGGTGACGTTGCCTGCGTCGGCTCGGGCGGCGGGTACGGCATGATGCTTCGCCGCGGCACCGGTGGCTACTACGTCAATGGCGTCGTCGCGCGCTTCCCGCGAGGCGGCGTGTCCATCCGCGATGCGGAGACGTTCGCGCGCGCGGGATCGGTCGCAGCTCCAGATGTCGCAACTGCTGACCTGGTTGTCAGGAACATCTACTTCACCGAGGCTGGCAGCGCGGTCTTCCAGGCGGGTGGCGGAAGTACGATCCAGAACTCGTTCGACCTCGCCGGCAACAACCTCACAACTGGGGCGGTGACCGCTGCATCGCTATTCACGGCGCTCCCGGGGCAGGGTGCAGTTCCGGCAAACGTCGCTGCGTTCGACTGGACGCCTCCTGCAGCCTCGCCCATCGCCACTGGCGGGCTCGCCACGTTCACGGGCAAGATCGGCACGAAGGCCGGCACGGCCGTTACTGGTACCGCGTACGTCGGGGCAGCAGCTCCGGGCGGTGCCAAGTGGTGGACCGGCTGGACTGTCTATTCCCGGAACTAG
- a CDS encoding SDR family oxidoreductase, whose protein sequence is MALDGKTALITGSSRGIGRGIALALAENGVRVAVHYYQNESAAQSTLDEVRKRGSDGFLVQADVKSMEAITGVFDKVKVEFGKLDIFVSSARPEVPEFFQAPFEISLEQWDNAFNSQAKAFLVGAREAAKLMGEGGRIFAITYATGSRTGGLQPWVAMGSAKAALESLVRYFAVAVAQRGITVNAISPGWIEDSVLNSLPEAVQTLIRNWHSGGWTPMRRLGTPADVGDLVSLLCSEKARWITGQVIYADGGASLMSPEVPPEMQIG, encoded by the coding sequence ATGGCACTCGATGGAAAGACCGCGCTGATAACGGGGAGCTCGCGCGGCATTGGCAGGGGCATTGCGCTCGCACTAGCGGAAAACGGCGTCAGAGTCGCGGTTCATTATTACCAGAACGAGTCCGCCGCGCAGTCGACTCTGGACGAAGTGCGCAAACGTGGATCCGACGGTTTCCTCGTCCAGGCCGACGTGAAGAGCATGGAAGCAATCACTGGCGTGTTCGACAAGGTGAAAGTTGAGTTCGGCAAGCTCGACATTTTCGTCAGCAGCGCTCGTCCGGAGGTACCCGAGTTTTTCCAGGCGCCATTCGAGATAAGCCTCGAGCAATGGGACAACGCTTTCAATTCTCAGGCGAAGGCATTCCTGGTGGGTGCGCGCGAAGCGGCGAAGCTGATGGGAGAAGGCGGACGGATTTTCGCGATCACGTACGCCACAGGAAGCCGCACAGGGGGATTGCAGCCGTGGGTGGCGATGGGCTCCGCGAAGGCTGCCCTGGAATCCCTCGTCCGCTACTTCGCCGTCGCCGTCGCACAGCGCGGCATTACGGTGAATGCAATCAGCCCGGGTTGGATAGAAGACAGTGTCCTCAACAGTCTGCCCGAAGCGGTCCAGACCCTCATCCGGAACTGGCATAGCGGAGGGTGGACACCGATGCGACGCCTGGGTACCCCAGCAGATGTCGGAGACTTGGTGTCGCTGCTCTGCTCCGAGAAGGCGCGCTGGATCACGGGACAGGTGATCTATGCCGATGGAGGCGCGTCGTTGATGAGTCCTGAGGTGCCGCCCGAGATGCAGATCGGATAG